One genomic window of Saccopteryx bilineata isolate mSacBil1 chromosome 4, mSacBil1_pri_phased_curated, whole genome shotgun sequence includes the following:
- the MLST8 gene encoding target of rapamycin complex subunit LST8: MNTSPGTVGSDPVILATAGYDHTVRFWQAHSGICTRTVQHQDSQVNALEITPDRSMIAAAGYQHIRMYDLNSNNPNPIISYDGVNKNIASVGFHEDGRWMYTGGEDCTARIWDLRSRNLQCQRIFQVNAPINCVCLHPNQAELIVGDQSGAIHIWDLKTDHNEQLIPEPEVSITSAHIDPDASYMAAVNSTGNCYVWNLTGGIGDEVTQLIPKTKIPAHTRYALQCRFSPDSTLLATCSADQTCKIWRTSNFSLMTELSIKSSNPGESSRGWMWGCAFSGDSQYIVTASSDNLARLWCVETGEIKREYGGHQKAVVCLAFNDSVLG, encoded by the exons ATGAACACATCCCCAGGCACGGTGGGCAGTGACCCAGTCATCTTGGCCACGGCCGGCTATGACCATACCGTGCGGTTTTGGCAGGCCCACAGTGGGATCTGCACACGCACAGTGCAGCACCAGGACTCT CAGGTAAATGCACTGGAGATCACGCCTGACCGCAGCATGATTGCTGCTGCAG GTTACCAGCACATCCGCATGTATGATCTCAACTCCAATAACCCCAACCCCATCATCAGCTACGACGGGGTTAATAAGAACATCGCATCTGTGGGCTTCCATGAGGACGGCCGCTGGATGTACACGGGTGGGGAGGACTGCACTGCCCGGATCTGGGACCTCAG GTCCCGCAACCTGCAGTGTCAACGGATCTTCCAGGTGAACGCACCCATTAACTGTGTGTGTCTGCACCCCAACCAG GCAGAGCTCATTGTAGGTGACCAGAGCGGCGCTATCCACATTTGGGACTTGAAAACTGACCACAATGAGCAGCTGATCCCTGAGCCTGAGGTCTCCATCACATCTGCCCACATCGACCCAGATGCCAGCTACATGGCAGCAGTCAATAGCACC GGAAACTGCTATGTCTGGAATCTGACGGGGGGCATTGGCGATGAGGTGACACAGCTCATCCCCAAGACCAAGATCCCAGCACACACCCGCTATGCCCTGCAGTGCCGCTTCAGCCCAGACTCCAC GCTCCTCGCCACCTGTTCGGCTGACCAAACATGCAAGATTTGGAGGACATCCAACTTCTCCCTGATGACGGAGCTGAGCATCAAAAGCAGCAACCCTGGAGAATCGTCCCGAGGCTGGATGTGGGGCTGCGCCTTCTCAGGGGACTCCCAGTACATTGTCACCG CTTCCTCTGACAACCTGGCTCGGCTCTGGTGCGTGGAGACAGGAGAGATCAAGAGAGAATATGGCGGCCACCAAAAAGCTGTGGTCTGTTTGGCCTTCAATGACAGTGTGTTGGGCTAG